The DNA window CTTCCGAAGCCCTGCAATTGCTGTTTGAAGGTCAGCGGCCCTCCTTCATGCAGTCTAACGAAGCTGAATAGTTACAATCAAAACAGCCCATCGCTTTGTTTTTGATTTTACAATTACGGGTGAAGGGGGATTATCCCCCTTCCGGGTGTGGGCAGCGCCCACGGTTTGTCTTTTGACTTAAAAAACAAAAGGGGGCGAAAAAAAATCCGCCCCCCCAGGGTTGTTACATCACAGCTGGCCCCAACTATCGAGCCACTTCCGTCGCCCGCATCTCCCGGATCACCGTCACTTTGATTTGCCCGGGATAGGTGAGTTCATCCTCCACCCGGTGGGCGATATCCTTGGCGATCAGCAGCGCCCCTTCATCGTTGACCCGGTCATACCCCACGATCACCCGCAGTTCGCGTCCTGCCTGAATGGCGTAGGATTTTTCCACACCTTTGAAATCGTTGGCGATATTTTCCAGATCTTCCAGTCGCTTGATATAATTTTGCACGTTTTCCCGACGTGCTCCAGGTCGGGCGGCAGAGAGGGCATCGGCGGCATTTGTCAGGGGGCCATAGACCGAGGCGGGTTCGATATCGAAGTGGTGGGACCAGATGGCATTCACCACCGTGTCGTGTTCCTTGTATTTCCGAGCCAGCTGCCCACCGATCACCGCATGGGAGCCCTGGGTTTCGTGGTCCACCGCCTTACCGATATCGTGGAGTAGTCCGCAGCGTTTGGCGATGGTGCTGTTGAGCCCCAACTCATCGGCCATGATGCCAGCCATGAAGCCCACCTCTATCGAATGGGAGAGGACATTTTGGGTATAGGAGGTGCGAAACTTGAGGGTACCCAGCAATTTGACGATTTCGTTGTGGATGCCGTGGAGCCCCAGATCGAAAACCGCTCTCTCCCCAGCCTCCATAATCTCCTGGTTGATGGCTTTGCGGGCTTTTTTGACCACCCCTTCGATTCGGGCGGGATGGATGCGACCATCGGTGACCAGCTCTTCCAGGGTGCGCTTGGCCACTTGCCGTCGGACGGGATCAAAACCGGAAATGACCACCGCTTCCGGCGTGTCATCAATGATCAAATCACAGCCGGTGGCCGCTTCCAGAGCCCGGATATTGCGCCCCTCCCGACCGATGATCCGGCCTTTCATGTCGTCCGAGGGAATGGTGACCACCGAGACGGTATGCTCAGCGACAAACTCTCCGGAAAAGCGTTGAATAGCGGTGGCAATGACCTCCTGGGCCTCCCGGGTGGCACTCTCGCGACTCTCCTGCTCCAACTGCTTGAGCAGTCTGGCAGACTCCCGGCGGGCATCGTCGGCAATGCCTTCGATCAGCTGTGCCTTGGCTTGGCTTTCGGTCAACCCGGCAATCTCCTCCAGGCGGTGATCCGCCTCGGCTACCCGCTGACTATAAAGTTCTTTCTGGTCTTGGATGCGTTGCTCTTCCTTGTCCAGCTGGGTACGCCTGCGATCCTGATCCCGTTCTCGCTGATCGAGTTGCTCAAACTTGCGGTCCAGGAGTTCTTCCCGCTTTTCCAGTTTGCGGTTTTGTTCGTTCAGTTGTTCTTTTTGCTGGGTATATTTTTTCTGGATCTCTTCTTCAATCCGCAGCTGATCCGATTTGCGCCGCAGTTCCGCCTCCCGGGCCATGGTGTCGGCCTTATCCTGGGCCGCA is part of the Magnetococcales bacterium genome and encodes:
- the rny gene encoding ribonuclease Y, with protein sequence MNILTFILAMVLGAAAPIALLVAQRRNQNNALSQQEERSKLLLDAAQDKADTMAREAELRRKSDQLRIEEEIQKKYTQQKEQLNEQNRKLEKREELLDRKFEQLDQRERDQDRRRTQLDKEEQRIQDQKELYSQRVAEADHRLEEIAGLTESQAKAQLIEGIADDARRESARLLKQLEQESRESATREAQEVIATAIQRFSGEFVAEHTVSVVTIPSDDMKGRIIGREGRNIRALEAATGCDLIIDDTPEAVVISGFDPVRRQVAKRTLEELVTDGRIHPARIEGVVKKARKAINQEIMEAGERAVFDLGLHGIHNEIVKLLGTLKFRTSYTQNVLSHSIEVGFMAGIMADELGLNSTIAKRCGLLHDIGKAVDHETQGSHAVIGGQLARKYKEHDTVVNAIWSHHFDIEPASVYGPLTNAADALSAARPGARRENVQNYIKRLEDLENIANDFKGVEKSYAIQAGRELRVIVGYDRVNDEGALLIAKDIAHRVEDELTYPGQIKVTVIREMRATEVAR